AGATCAGGAGCTTCTTCAGAACAAGCCGCCCCAGTTCAAACTCGCCGGGAGCGAGTCAAATGGAAACAGGGAGTGCTGGATCAAGACGGACGCGGACTGTAAGTAATTGCAATTTTTCCTGATTTCCAAGACCCCTGATGTGACTCGTTGCGTGCTCAAAACGAACGCGTGCCACAAGGTTACGACCAGAagcgttttcttttttttgatgAGGAAAACCATGGTATGAGTCCGGACAAGCATTCGAAACCGTGTAGGAAATTTCTCATCGGTATTTCTGAAAGAGAAATCTACTTGCCGAGTTCGTGGTCAATCCGTTCGAACCAAAGTGAAAAAACGCAAGAAAACATCCTCAACCAATTGTGCTCATTTGCAACTTTGTCCATGAAATTTCAGCAAGAAATTCTTCTAAGCGGAAAACAAGTTTACAAAGATCATTTTTAggtttccttttgcttttgatCTAGCCTGAGTGAGCTATAATATGGGGTCATCGCAGATCTGGTGCTGGAGCTGTAGAAGCCGAAGAAGGGAGCGACAGCAGTGGAGGCGATGCCTCCATAAGTAGTATGTGCTTTTCTCATGTCTCTGATGTGCTTCATCAATGGAGAACTTTTGCATCTGGTATGAGAGCGACATTTGTATGGAGTCAAAATAAAAGAGGCTTGCCTCTTAAGATACTCTACTTTTGAGTTGTTTGACATGGTGTGCAACGACCTTGTGGTTCGATACTGGATTCGTATTGGGACCACTGTCGTAATGTATGTTGGAATATGATTAATTTGCAGTGAGGTTATTCTTACATGGACTATCTTGCTAGAATCTCACATTAACTATCACATTTACAGGGTTTGAAAGCGCTGAATCATTCGTGTGAAGGGCAAACATTGCCAGCCTGCAAAGAGAGTTGCGATACATGACTCACACTCAAAAACCTGGTGAAACATCAGAACGCACGATTCTTGACATATACGGTTCTTGACATTCGACATCAcgttcaacccaaaaaaaataaatcgacaTCATTAGTTGATAATCAAGCATATAAATTATTCTGATAAACAAGAACACCCGTGCGAGAATCAAAGAATGTCAAGGACGGAAGATTAAGGTAAGAGATGACCCATGATGGTAAAGTTCGAAGAACGGGGCCCAAGAACATCAAGTAACACCCAGCCAAAGCCACTTAGCAAGCACTGTCCATGAAATTTACCAACAATTCCTGGACCATTCCTCTATCTGGCATCTTTCCCGCAGCACCATATATAGGAGCCTTCCCTCCACTTATGGGTCCTGGGTTTCGTTTAACCTGGGGAAGGAAAACGATCAAAACAAATGAGTATGATGAGTCTGCACATCGCGGTTATGGTGTGCAGGTACCATATCGAGTATCGAGTATCAAGTCTCGCTTACAAGAACAATACTCCCAAATAACTGATTCATGTCTAATTGATAACCTTAAAACAAGTGAAGATGACATAGCTTTAGTTAGCAACTTACAATGTTCACGGATTCCTTCAAATCCTTGAGGAAATCTTCAACCACCGGTACATGTTGAAGGGTCACACATATATGTAAGCTGATTTGAGACACACGGAAGAAATGGTCAGGCATTATGTAGGCCATGCATATTCAGACAAATATCTGATGCCGCTTGTCAATGGAGCAACTTAAGCCATAATTGACAACTGTAATATAAACTAAACAAATAGCAACAGCAAGAGATCCTCCATTAAGATTGTTTATTTAAATCTTGATATCATAAAAGAATTCTGCAAGAAAACAATGTCTACTCTTCTCTCGGAAGTTGGAGGCGGCCCCGACAGTGAATCAACACTCAAAAAGAATATGCATTGCATTCCCAACATTTCCTCGCATAAAAGAAATTCCCACCTATTGGGTCTCTGCAGTGCATTCAGGTGCCAGCCTTTGGATGACATGATATCATTAACTTCGAATATGTCAATAACATTAGAACCAAAGGCTACAATTGTCATGTCCGGCCTGCCGATGATGAAAATCTCTGGAATGTCCTTTATTCTGCAAAAGAAGTCGATAGATATTTTTCAGTCATtgaacaatttgtaagatttaaACTATATTGTAATGGACGGCTCACATACCCCCTTTCAATCTTCTTCGACACTTCCATGATCTCTTTTGTGTTTTCTAGATAACCtataaaatgcaatgcaacatAACCAACCAACAGTGAAGATTTGAAGAGTACAAAACTAGCGAGAAAAGGAACAAGAGGCAATAGGGGACTTTGTAAGGCACTCTAGGTTGGAACCAGCTTAATTTTTACCTTCTTCCCCTAGAGACATCATTGCCGCCCAAGCACCAGCAATTAAGGCCCCTGGTCTGCTCCCTGCCATGGTTGGAGAGACATATAGACCTCCAGACCACTCCGTCACTGCACCATGAAGTTGGTAATGAACAAAAATAGACAAGAAGAATAATAATTAGTTCATGCACGTGCTTCAAAAGAATTACGAATTTGAGGGATAAAGAGAATGTGCTGTTCCCTCGAGTATCATTTATACCAGGCTTCAAGTCCACAACAATCTCTTTGTATGAGTATCAACTACAGAAATCAGCTATACTTCTGATCTATCCAATAACTACATCCACAGGTTCAAAAGAATCAATTTTGGAAAGTTACCATTAAAAAAatcctctcctctctcctttctcCACCCAATTCAACATGCAACAAACCAAAGATCAATCTCCCTCCAAAATTACTAAGCTAAAGCAAGTAACAAGCAGACATACAAACAGAGAAATGCTATTTACAAGCCTTCGCATACAGAGAGAATAAACTCACCAGCAACAAATTGATGCTGTTGGAGAATGAAAGCCAAAAAATTCATCATGGCAAGTCCCCACATGCATAGATAACCATAAAGCTAGGTCAGAATAATATCCTTAAAAGTGGAAAAATAATATGATCATGCCACCCAAGCAACAATTGAATAATGCATCAGCCTTTAAGAATCTCCCACAGAAACAAAAGGGACACTAAAAGCAGTCATAAGTAACTTTGCTCACaacaaattgaaagaatttaaaCATGTTGAATTTTAGCTTGGTTTTTATTGTTTATCATATTCACTCACTCTTCAAATACTGAGAAGAAATTGATAGCAACACCTGTAGCTACTACAAGAGAACTATACGACCATATCCTAGAAAAGTTCTTCAAACCAGCAGCACATTAAACACTATTTGAAACCCGAGGGAATATTATCTTTCATAGAACAGAACCACATAGGCGCAGAATGTATGCGTGGTGCCATAATTTCTTGAATAAGCAATCTATCAAAAGAGATGCACAAACATGTAAAACTACaatatttaaattaaagaaagggttcaaaatatttttccccaaaagtttaagctattagaaaACGGGTCTAGAATACATATTAGGCATACTTCGTGATTCCCTCCATATAAGTCTGACCTTATTCATGAAACAAATTATGTAAATAGTAACCACACCAAACAACAACTAAATAGAGGCAAGGATGCAAGCAAGAAATGAGGCAAAACCCACCAAGCGAGTGTCAAAATTTGAACTCTTGACTCCCACTCTAGCACCATGTTAGGAGATTGTTGTCTCAAAAGTTTTAGCTGTTAGGGAGGGGCCCATAATGTACATAAAGCATACTTTTTGTGAATCAGGTGGTCGTAGGGTAAAACAAAGCAAAGGGCTGCATGCTCAACCTAACCACAGCAGTGTACTCAATAAATAAGGTGAAGGAGCAAACTTTATCAGATAAATCAGTCACGAAATACTTCTCAACTAGCCTCTCTTTGAAtgtgacttttctttttgtacaaATGCACACATAAAACATGCCCACAAACTAAGCTTTAGATTACCCCAGCAAATGGAAAAGTTTGCTAAAAGCGGGACCAACATAAGTGGGTTACCTTCCTGATGTCATGATTTCTGTATAGAACAATGCTAGTTCCTTTTGGGGCCAAACCATATTTGTGCACATCTACCGATATCGATGTTACCCCTTCAACGGAAAAATCAAAGGGAGGAACTGGATACCTGCAATTtgggggaagaaagaaaaaaaagacctaTAGTAGTTGCAAAAAGTATATACCTACTTACCATATGTACAtgaaaaatataccaaaaagaCATGCAACAGAAGTTTGTACTCTTTTCAGGACTTCACTAAAGAGAAGCAAGAAGCCACGGATGAATATGTCTCGAAAGTCCCACCATCACAGTATATCTAAATGAGTCTCTCTTCGTTCCCAATGGttacaagttgaagatgaaGGCTATGTTGGATTGAATAAAATgggtttggggggggaggggggggcaATGAAACTTGAGTgcataaataatgaaaaaatttcaatttttgagataagagtgaaaattaaaattataggCACTTTCCTCGCTTTTTCCTCCCTCTAATGTCTTCTGAACATAGCATAAAGAAACTAAGTCATTTATTCTTGAGCAAAACCATGACTATGACAATAAGGCACATAAATCCTTTTGATTGACCATCGTCACTCGTCAGCAAGCAACTTTCTAATATCTTCCAGTGGTAGTAGCAAGAAGGGGGAAATTGCCGATTATATAGCAATTGCTGTCAGAATAAAACCAAGTTACCCAAGTTTACGAGCAAAAGGTAATCTGAAGCCACCAAGACAAAGGTCAACATGGAGACATATGTTGCAGCTAGAAGCGAGTTCACCAAGCTCCTACACGAAATAATGCCAGAGAACCTCTTTAGAGACAAATACAAGCATAGCACTCAACTGGCACTGTCAGGTCAGAGGCCTTGTTGACTGTTAACACAAATGCAGGAATGGCCCTGTACCTCAATGGGATCAATGATGCCGTGAGGAAACCCGGGTGAAGATCCAACAATCTAAGAATCGTTACAAGATAATGACCATTAGAAAAGGGTAGCCACTAGAACTACATCAGTTCTTCTTTCTATTAACGACAACAAAGATGGCATAAAGAAAAGTCAATGACAAGCAAAGGTAATATATAAACTTCTGTCGGGTCAAAGAacacaagaaaaatgaaattaaagcaAGAGAGAGCAGAGAAAAGTAATCTTCCAGTGCCTACCAAGATGGTGTTTCTGTTAATGTGCCGCTTAATTGCTTTTACATCCGCTCGGAATTCTTTATTCACTGGAACACGCCACAGTTTGATGTTGAAATACTGAGCAGCCTTGTCATATGCTGAGTGTGCAGATTCCGGTATTATCCTAAAGTTAGATGGAATTGTGTAAACCTTTGCATATTAAGATCTAAGACATAAACAATAAACTTTCCAGGAGGTAAAAGAAACAGAGAATTATCTCACGTACATTTCAGGCGATGTAATTCCCTTCTTAGCTCTCATATAATCACGTGAAGTTTTTACTGCCAATAATATACTCTCAGTTCCCCCGGATGTCATGTTTCCACATATTTGTCCTCCTGAAACTTTTTCTTTACTTCCCAGTAAAGCAGCAGTCATGGCAACAACCTCTGCCTCAAATCGAACCACACTCTGGAAGACATCTAAATGCAACGGGTTGGTGTGTGCAAACCTGACAAGGATTCAAAATGAGAGTCAGGGAAGAGAGAGGATACTAGACACTCTATAAAAGGCTGAGCctcatgattttatttttcaaattatgcacCTTAATCTTAAAATTGACCAGAAGGGACATGCTTCtataaaaaattgattattaattttcattatccgaaaaaaaaaatctctgaaACAACAATTTCTCAGCATGCAACAAAGAAGGGCCACTGAATGCTTTAAACGGATATCACAAAGGTGATAGATTTAACCGATGTCTTTTTCAGAAGAAGATGTTCAAATGTATGATAACGTGTAGTGAAATTAGGCAAGAAGCACCAAAATAAGACAATAAATTTTACTTAGACTTTGGGTTATTCGCATGTATATCAGTTGTTCCACCAATATTGAAGCAACTTTAGCAGCCAAAGAAATAAATCATGGGCAGGAGGCTCTTCAGAAGTAAGATAAGTGCAAAAGAGCCATGTTTGATATACTAACATGGAACAAGCCTCATTTATCAGTGAAAAATGCCCCTCGCATTCGCTTCCCCTGATATATCTGCCAAAAATACAGGTCGACTATCTCAGGATATTTTCATCAAGAGCATTTTAAATAAACATGCAAGTATCTCTAAATGATAAACATACACTGTACCCGAGCATTTGCCTTGCCAAACCacatcattctttttttcttccttcattaTGTCTATTACACCATTTCCCACACCAGATCTTGGCAACTCAGATCTccagccttttcttttggattgaCCACCAGACTGTAACTTGTCCACCACCTGCAAATTCAAGCAACTACTAAGCTAGCAGAATTAATGATGTAAATCATACGATAACCAAAACACAGATTCTTCTTAGATAGAACTGGGTCGTGCTTCTCCGGTACAGCTCAAAAAGAAGATATATCAGCAGATTTATGCATTAGCAGAATGTGAACTAGGCATACTGTTCCAAGAACatgcttttcttgttttatatttgggtctctcattttttttttttccccgcttTCTACGGAGCGCGAGGGGAGGGGTTAGAATCCTTAGATTTGGATAGATAAAATTGTCGTGACTTCACCCAATATACATGATAGAAGAATCTTCACTGCAATTCACCAAAAGCGTATCATCCCCAATGGCCTCCCAGGCCAAAAGAAAATCAGCTAAAACATTGCCATCAAGCTCAATTCTTGTCATGTT
The genomic region above belongs to Rhodamnia argentea isolate NSW1041297 chromosome 6, ASM2092103v1, whole genome shotgun sequence and contains:
- the LOC115749411 gene encoding sphingosine-1-phosphate lyase, whose amino-acid sequence is MASFVLRLRASANSFLSQYEPIALLVAPLLAVLAARAVRSFVGILHERGLKAASIGFFMSCIKLVPAVRSYIDAEKQKVVDKLQSGGQSKRKGWRSELPRSGVGNGVIDIMKEEKKNDVVWQGKCSGTVYIRGSECEGHFSLINEACSMFAHTNPLHLDVFQSVVRFEAEVVAMTAALLGSKEKVSGGQICGNMTSGGTESILLAVKTSRDYMRAKKGITSPEMIIPESAHSAYDKAAQYFNIKLWRVPVNKEFRADVKAIKRHINRNTILIVGSSPGFPHGIIDPIEELGELASSCNICLHVDLCLGGFRLPFARKLGYPVPPFDFSVEGVTSISVDVHKYGLAPKGTSIVLYRNHDIRKHQFVAVTEWSGGLYVSPTMAGSRPGALIAGAWAAMMSLGEEGYLENTKEIMEVSKKIERGIKDIPEIFIIGRPDMTIVAFGSNVIDIFEVNDIMSSKGWHLNALQRPNSLHICVTLQHVPVVEDFLKDLKESVNIVKRNPGPISGGKAPIYGAAGKMPDRGMVQELLVNFMDSAC